A genomic stretch from Telopea speciosissima isolate NSW1024214 ecotype Mountain lineage chromosome 7, Tspe_v1, whole genome shotgun sequence includes:
- the LOC122668530 gene encoding uncharacterized protein LOC122668530, which translates to MAYARKGDINSVLGMELFAILKGVTFCIQRNLLRVSIRSDSKLAVDILNGAVDCPWSMQILMDRIATLLLQLQLKEIKHVWRELNQPADFIAAMDTGDGEAIFYPLDFPQDLVELVKNDSDGKVFLRTLSH; encoded by the coding sequence ATGGCGTATGCGAGGAAGGGAGATATTAATTCTGTTCTAGGCATGGAGCTCTTTGCAATTTTAAAGGGGGTCACTTTTTGTATTCAAAGGAACCTACTTCGGGTTTCCATCAGATCCGATTCCAAATTGGCAGTAGATATTCTTAATGGGGCTGTGGACTGCCCTTGGAGCATGCAAATCTTGATGGACCGTATAGCTACGCTACTACTACAATTACAGCTTAAGGAGATcaaacatgtttggagagagctCAACCAGCCAGCAGACTTTATTGCAGCCATGGATACGGGGGATGGGGAAGCAATATTTTATCCACTTGATTTCCCACAGGACCTGGtggagttggttaagaatgattCAGATGGTAAAGTATTTTTAAGGACCTTGTCTCATTGA